In Gossypium arboreum isolate Shixiya-1 chromosome 5, ASM2569848v2, whole genome shotgun sequence, a single genomic region encodes these proteins:
- the LOC108453869 gene encoding uncharacterized protein LOC108453869 isoform X2 produces the protein MHLFSILAKTIVSESQKRLPAEHKSGAGIRIHDNNGGEESAAVRFEGEVSLGDLIWLKLLGKTWWPAVVVDERSVSKSSKPGKKSKGEVLVRLYGSHEYSYADPMKYRSEFKTILEQNNGSYYDILEKGLEQFRSRLKSSKPKGQGSKATANTRAEEKETAKKKNHQRKGSNVEEKASKKLKRKSPNTDKQGKKKADEQERPPKKQKKNNQTVEPNSRSAKAKPKSSTSKEQKKSKASKQGKEQKKPKRNKPNSIDSKSRTSKEKKLLEETDDQSSEGSSPGESPKSGARRTRVMQGLGLIAPPGSPFHKNGLI, from the exons ATGCACCTATTTTCCATCTTAGCTAAGACG ATTGTGTCTGAGTCACAAAAAAGACTACCTGCAGAACATAAAAGTGGTGCTGGTATCAGAATTCATGATAACAATGGAGGAGAGGAATCTGCGGCTGTGCGATTTGAAGGGGAAGTCTCACTGGGAGATTTAATATGGCTCAAACTCCTTGGGAAGACATGGTGGCCTGCAGTG GTTGTTGATGAGAGAAGTGTTAGTAAGAGCAGTAAACCTGGAAAAAAATCAAAGGGGGAGGTGCTCGTGCGTCTATACGGGAGCCATGAGTA CTCATATGCAGACCCTATGAAATATCGTTCCGAGTTTAAAACG ATTCTAGAGCAGAATAACGGTAGTTATTATGACATTCTTGAAAAAGGTTTGGAGCAG TTCCGCTCTCGCCTGAAATCTAGTAAACCAAAGGGCCAAGGATCTAAGGCTACAG CAAACACAAGAGCTGAAGAGAAAGAGACCGCAAAAAAGAAAAATCACCAGCGAAAAGGATCGAATGTCGAGGAGAAAGCTAGTAAGAAGCTCAAGCGAAAGAGCCCTAATACCGATAAACAGGGTAAGAAAAAAGCCGATGAGCAAGAGAGGCCCccaaagaaacaaaagaaaaataaccAAACTGTGGAGCCAAATAGTCGAAGTGCCAAGGCAAAGCCTAAAAGTTCAACTTCCAAGGAACAGAAAAAGAGCAAAGCTTCGAAGCAAGGCAAGGAACAGAAAAAGCCGAAGCGAAATAAGCCGAACTCCATTGACTCAAAGAGCAGAACATCCAAAGAGAAAAAGCTATTAGAGGAGACTGATGACCAAAGCTCT GAAGGATCTTCACCCGGAGAATCTCCCAAGTCTGGCGCTCGAAGAACTAGAGTGATGCAAGGTTTGGGTTTGATCGCACCTCCCGGTTCACCATTCCATAAGAATGGACTCATATAA
- the LOC108453869 gene encoding uncharacterized protein LOC108453869 isoform X1, which yields MHLFSILAKTIVSESQKRLPAEHKSGAGIRIHDNNGGEESAAVRFEGEVSLGDLIWLKLLGKTWWPAVVVDERSVSKSSKPGKKSKGEVLVRLYGSHEYSYADPMKYRSEFKTILEQNNGSYYDILEKGLEQFRSRLKSSKPKGQGSKATDLYCGLANTRAEEKETAKKKNHQRKGSNVEEKASKKLKRKSPNTDKQGKKKADEQERPPKKQKKNNQTVEPNSRSAKAKPKSSTSKEQKKSKASKQGKEQKKPKRNKPNSIDSKSRTSKEKKLLEETDDQSSEGSSPGESPKSGARRTRVMQGLGLIAPPGSPFHKNGLI from the exons ATGCACCTATTTTCCATCTTAGCTAAGACG ATTGTGTCTGAGTCACAAAAAAGACTACCTGCAGAACATAAAAGTGGTGCTGGTATCAGAATTCATGATAACAATGGAGGAGAGGAATCTGCGGCTGTGCGATTTGAAGGGGAAGTCTCACTGGGAGATTTAATATGGCTCAAACTCCTTGGGAAGACATGGTGGCCTGCAGTG GTTGTTGATGAGAGAAGTGTTAGTAAGAGCAGTAAACCTGGAAAAAAATCAAAGGGGGAGGTGCTCGTGCGTCTATACGGGAGCCATGAGTA CTCATATGCAGACCCTATGAAATATCGTTCCGAGTTTAAAACG ATTCTAGAGCAGAATAACGGTAGTTATTATGACATTCTTGAAAAAGGTTTGGAGCAG TTCCGCTCTCGCCTGAAATCTAGTAAACCAAAGGGCCAAGGATCTAAGGCTACAG ATTTATATTGTGGATTAGCAAACACAAGAGCTGAAGAGAAAGAGACCGCAAAAAAGAAAAATCACCAGCGAAAAGGATCGAATGTCGAGGAGAAAGCTAGTAAGAAGCTCAAGCGAAAGAGCCCTAATACCGATAAACAGGGTAAGAAAAAAGCCGATGAGCAAGAGAGGCCCccaaagaaacaaaagaaaaataaccAAACTGTGGAGCCAAATAGTCGAAGTGCCAAGGCAAAGCCTAAAAGTTCAACTTCCAAGGAACAGAAAAAGAGCAAAGCTTCGAAGCAAGGCAAGGAACAGAAAAAGCCGAAGCGAAATAAGCCGAACTCCATTGACTCAAAGAGCAGAACATCCAAAGAGAAAAAGCTATTAGAGGAGACTGATGACCAAAGCTCT GAAGGATCTTCACCCGGAGAATCTCCCAAGTCTGGCGCTCGAAGAACTAGAGTGATGCAAGGTTTGGGTTTGATCGCACCTCCCGGTTCACCATTCCATAAGAATGGACTCATATAA